One region of Oryza glaberrima chromosome 7, OglaRS2, whole genome shotgun sequence genomic DNA includes:
- the LOC127779419 gene encoding MADS-box transcription factor 15 isoform X2, whose amino-acid sequence MGRGKVQLKRIENKINRQVTFSKRRNGLLKKAHEISVLCDAEVAAIVFSPKGKLYEYATDSRMDKILERYERYSYAEKALISAESESEGNWCHEYRKLKAKIETIQKCHKHLMGEDLESLNLKELQQLEQQLESSLKHIRSRKSHLMLESISELQKKERSLQEENKALQKELVERQKNVRGQQQVGQWDQTQVQAQAQAQPQAQTSSSSSSMLRDQQALLPPQNICYPPVMMGERNDAAAVAAQGQVQLRIGGLPPWMLSHLNA is encoded by the exons atGGGGCGGGGGAAGGTGCAGCTGAAGCGGATAGAGAACAAGATCAACAGGCAGGTGACGTTCTCCAAGAGGAGGAATGGATTGCTGAAGAAGGCGCACGAGATCTCCGTCCTCTGCGACGCCGAGGTCGCGGCCATCGTCTTCTCCCCCAAGGGCAAGCTCTACGAGTACGCCACTGACTCCAG GATGGACAAAATCCTTGAACGTTATGAGCGCTATTCATATGCTGAAAAGGCTCTTATTTCAGCTGAATCCGAGAGTGAG GGAAATTGGTGCCATGAATACAGGAAACTTAAGGCAAAGATTGAGACCATACAAAAATGTCACAA ACACCTCATGGGAGAGGATCTAGAATCCCTGAATCTCAAAGAACTCCAACAGCTAGAGCAGCAGCTGGAGAGTTCATTGAAGCACATAAGATCAAGAAAG AGCCACCTTATGCTTGAGTCCATTTCCGAGCTGCAGAAAAAG GAGAGGTCACTGCAGGAGGAGAACAAGGCTCTGCAGAAGGAA CTGGTGGAGAGGCAGAAGAATGTGAGGGGCCAGCAGCAAGTAGGGCAGTGGGACCAAACCCAGGTCCAGGCCCAGGCCCAAGCCCAACCCCAAGCCCAGacaagctcctcctcctcctccatgctgAGGGATCAGCAGGCACTTCTTCCACCACAAAATATCTG CTACCCGCCGGTGATGATGGGCGAGAGAAatgatgcggcggcggtggcggcgcagggcCAGGTGCAACTCCGCATCGGAGgtcttccgccatggatgctGAGCCACCTCAATGCTTAA
- the LOC127779419 gene encoding MADS-box transcription factor 15 isoform X3, with protein MGRGKVQLKRIENKINRQVTFSKRRNGLLKKAHEISVLCDAEVAAIVFSPKGKLYEYATDSRMDKILERYERYSYAEKALISAESESEGNWCHEYRKLKAKIETIQKCHKHLMGEDLESLNLKELQQLEQQLESSLKHIRSRKSHLMLESISELQKKERSLQEENKALQKECAHAAGGEAEECEGPAASRAVGPNPGPGPGPSPTPSPDKLLLLLHAEGSAGTSSTTKYLLPAGDDGREK; from the exons atGGGGCGGGGGAAGGTGCAGCTGAAGCGGATAGAGAACAAGATCAACAGGCAGGTGACGTTCTCCAAGAGGAGGAATGGATTGCTGAAGAAGGCGCACGAGATCTCCGTCCTCTGCGACGCCGAGGTCGCGGCCATCGTCTTCTCCCCCAAGGGCAAGCTCTACGAGTACGCCACTGACTCCAG GATGGACAAAATCCTTGAACGTTATGAGCGCTATTCATATGCTGAAAAGGCTCTTATTTCAGCTGAATCCGAGAGTGAG GGAAATTGGTGCCATGAATACAGGAAACTTAAGGCAAAGATTGAGACCATACAAAAATGTCACAA ACACCTCATGGGAGAGGATCTAGAATCCCTGAATCTCAAAGAACTCCAACAGCTAGAGCAGCAGCTGGAGAGTTCATTGAAGCACATAAGATCAAGAAAG AGCCACCTTATGCTTGAGTCCATTTCCGAGCTGCAGAAAAAG GAGAGGTCACTGCAGGAGGAGAACAAGGCTCTGCAGAAGGAA TGTGCGCATGCAGCTGGTGGAGAGGCAGAAGAATGTGAGGGGCCAGCAGCAAGTAGGGCAGTGGGACCAAACCCAGGTCCAGGCCCAGGCCCAAGCCCAACCCCAAGCCCAGacaagctcctcctcctcctccatgctgAGGGATCAGCAGGCACTTCTTCCACCACAAAATATCTG CTACCCGCCGGTGATGATGGGCGAGAGAAatga
- the LOC127779019 gene encoding xylanase inhibitor protein 2-like produces the protein MGLVHALLPLAGAALLLLATPPPATADDPGLAVYWGRHKEEGSLREACNTGHYTTVIITFYNVFGYGRYSLDISGHPLAAVGADIKHCQSRGITVLLSIGGQGGGYSLPTNASAADVADNLIWNAYLGGHRAGVHRPFGDDAAVDGIDFFIDQGGADHYEDLARLLNGYNKYYDDLALQV, from the coding sequence ATGGGCCTCGTGCACGCACTCCTCCCCTTAGCAGGAGCAGCATTGCTGCTCCTCGctacgccgccgccagcgacggcCGACGACCCGGGCCTCGCCGTCTACTGGGGCCGCCACAAGGAGGAAGGCTCCCTGAGAGAGGCCTGCAACACCGGCCACTACACCACCGTCATCATCACCTTCTACAACGTCTTCGGCTACGGCCGCTACTCGCTCGACATCTCCGGccacccgctcgccgccgtcggtgccGACATCAAGCACTGCCAGTCCAGGGGCATCACCGTGCTCCTCTCCATCGGCGGCCAGGGCGGCGGCTACTCCCTCCCCAccaacgcctccgccgctgACGTCGCCGACAACCTGATCTGGAACGCCTACCTAggcggccaccgcgccggcgtgcaccgccccttcggcgacgacgcggcggtggaCGGCATCGACTTCTTCATTGACCAGGGCGGCGCCGACCACTACGAAGACCTCGCCCGGCTGCTCAACGGCTACAACAAGTATTACGATGACCTTGCCCTGCAGGTTTAA
- the LOC127779225 gene encoding uncharacterized protein LOC127779225, which produces MAPTQSTVAEQGGDAGYGDGGQRLDVRVQPYATVDADGRKIISKGGTGHWFLSEEEYVGVNDEQLYLPPKPTQPPDTSGQSSQPAATGFGGQSSQTAATGIEAPEVEVTDEDPQVVRVLHDPENPNIVKNALFPDMISFRKANNPKKGAKDARGKLQEQYEIKLKYSKAWSDMKLALEQIHGKYEESFQLLFNWKAEIERKCPGCRPYVGVDSTKLTGKYTGQLASTTSVDGHNWLIYVSYAIFDLETDDNWLWFMKQLNRVIGCPEGLVISTDACKGLEKAVSAAFSDPVEHRECVRHLYANFLKKYHGSVITENLYPVARSYTEEGFKYHMQQIYAVKPDAIELLELHHSRIWYICGFGDSSKCDYLTNNVSESFNAHIRNLKGLLPHELVDSIRELIMEKMATRRDVGKKMDDGIIPGVMKQLNDATSLLKVVKIARSDDGFAEVTLVDTDNKTRRHIVDLDNQKCSCRAWQITGKPCRHALAWICSSGGRIQDFVSPYYSVQMFRIAYAGRVPPMTDRTQWPVVDLGFKVHVPKQKRGAGRPRVQRIRGFLEPGRKRVKCKRCKRFGHFEKTCKLAEPTDADDMSSHYTPPQKGH; this is translated from the exons ATGGCGCCGACGCAATCGACGGTGGCAGAGCAGGGCGGCGACGCAGGCTACGGCGACGGAGGGCAGCGtc TCGATGTTAGGGTGCAACCCTATGCGACAGTAGATGCTGATGGTAGGAAAATCATCAGTAAAGGAGGCACTGGGCATTGG TTCTTGAGTGAGGAAGAATATGTTGGTGTTAATGATGAGCAGTTGTATCTGCCTCCAAAACCTACTCAGCCACCTGACACCTCTGGCCAATCCTCTCAGCCTGCTGCCACAGGGTTTGGTGGCCAATCCTCTCAGACTGCTGCCACAGGGATTGAAGCTCCTGAGGTAGAAGTCACTGATGAAGACCCTCAGGTTGTTAGAGTGTTGCATGATCCAGAGAATCCAAATATAGTGAAGAATGCTCTATTCCCTGACATGATATCTTTTAGAAAAGCA AACAATCCAAAGAAGGGTGCTAAGGATGCAAGGGGGAAGCTGCAAGAACAGTATGAGATCAAGTTGAAGTATTCAAAGGCATGGTCAGATATGAAGTTAGCACTAGAACAGATACATGGTAAATATGAGGAAAGTTTTCAGTTGCTTTTCAACTGGAAGGCTGAAATTGAGAGGAAGTGTCCAG GGTGTAGGCCATATGTGGGTGTAGACTCAACTAAGTTGACTGGAAAATACACTGGACAGTTAGCTTCAACCACCTCTGTAGATGGTCACAACTGGCTGATTTATGTATCATATGCAATTTTTGATTTGGAAACTGATGACAACTGGTTGTGGTTTATGAAACAATTGAATAGAGTTATTGGTTGTCCTGAAGGGTTAGTTATCTCAACCGATGCATGCAAGGGGTTAGAAAAGGCTGTTAGTGCTGCATTTAGTGATCCTGTTGAGCATAGAGAATGCGTTAGGCACCTCTATGCTAACTTCCTAAAGAAGTACCATGGTTCTGTTATCACTGAGAATTTGTATCCAGTTGCTAGGAGCTACACCGAGGAGGGTTTCAAGTACCATATGCAGCAAATATATGCAGTGAAACCAGATGCAATAGAGCTTCTTGAGCTACATCATTCAAGAATTTGGTACATATGTGGCTTTGGAGATAGCAGCAAATGTGACTATCTGACAAACAATGTTTCTGAGAGCTTTAATGCTCATATCAGAAATCTGAAAGGACTGCTACCTCATGAACTTGTTGACAGCATACGAGAGTTAATAATGGAGAAGATGGCCACTAGAAGAGATGTTGGCAAGAAAATGGATGATGGAATCATTCCAGGTGTTATGAAGCAGCTTAATGATGCCACATCTCTTCTTAAAGTGGTGAAGATTGCCAGAAGTGATGATGGGTTTGCAGAGGTCACACTTGTGGATACTGACAACAAGACTAGAAGGCATATTGTTGACCTAGACAACCAAAAATGCTCCTGTAGGGCTTGGCAAATAACAGGGAAGCCATGCAGGCATGCATTGGCCTGGATATGTAGCAGTGGAGGAAGGATACAAGATTTTGTGAGCCCATATTATAGTGTGCAAATGTTCAGGATAGCTTATGCAGGCAGAGTACCACCTATGACTGACAGGACACAGTGGCCAGTAGTTGATTTGGGCTTCAAGGTGCATGTCCCTAAGCAGAAGAGAGGTGCTGGGAGGCCTAGAGTACAGAGAATAAGGGGATTTCTTGAGCCTGGAAGAAAGAGAGTGAAATGCAAGAGATGTAAAAGATTTGGACATTTTGAGAAAACATGCAAGCTGGCTGAACCTACAGATGCAGATGATATGAGCAGCCACTACACCCCCCCCCAAAAAGG TCACTAA
- the LOC127779018 gene encoding glutamate--glyoxylate aminotransferase 2 codes for MFGGGGGGRKPLDYEELNENVKKVQYAVRGELYLRASELQKEGKKIIFTNVGNPHALGQKPLTFPRQVVALCQAPFLLDDPNVGLIFPADAIARAKHYLAMAPGGLGAYSDSRGIPGIRKEVAEFIERRDGYPSDPELIYLTDGASKGVMQMLNTIIRNERDGILVPVPQYPLYSAAISLFGGSLVPYYLEEEANWGLDFVNLRQTVASARSKGITVRAMVIINPGNPTGQCLSEGNIKELLKFCFHENLVLLADEVYQQNIYQDERPFISARKVLFDMGPPMSREVQLVSFHTVSKGYWGECGQRGGYFEMTNLPPKTVDEIYKVASIALSPNVPGQIFMGLMVNPPKPGDISYLKFSAESKSILESLRRRARLMTDGFNSCRNVVCNFTEGAMYSFPQIRLPPKAIDAAKRAGKAADVFYCLKLLEATGISTVPGSGFGQKEGVFHLRTTILPAEEDMPAIMTSFKKFNDTFMDQYDGYSRM; via the exons atgttcggcggcggcggcggcgggaggaagccgCTGGACTACGAGGAGCTGAACGAGAACGTGAAGAAGGTGCAGTACGCGGTGCGGGGGGAGCTGTACCTGCGCGCCTCCGAGCTCCAGAAGGAGGGCAAGAAGATCATCTTCACCAACGTCGGCAACCCACACGCGCTCGGCCAGAAGCCGCTCACCTTCCCCCGCCAG GTTGTGGCGCTGTGCCAGGCCCCCTTCCTGCTCGATGATCCCAACGTCGGCCTTATCTtccccgccgacgccatcgcgCGGGCCAAGCACTACCTCGCCATGGCACCCGGTGGACTAG GTGCTTACAGTGATTCCCGAGGTATCCCTGGTATTAGGAAGGAAGTCGCCGAGTTCATCGAGAGGCGTGATGGTTATCCAAG TGATCCAGAACTTATTTACCTCACAGATGGTGCCAGCaaaggtgtgatgcaaatgCTGAATACCATTATCagaaatgagagagatggg ATTCTGGTTCCTGTTCCACAATACCCGCTTTATTCTGCTGCCATTTCCCTCTTTGGTGGTTCTCTCGTGCCATACTACTTAGAAGAAGAGGCTAACTGGGGActtgacttcgtcaatctccgACAGACTGTGGCGTCAGCGCGGTCAAAGGGAATCACT GTTCGAGCAATGGTGATTATCAACCCAGGAAACCCTACTGGCCAATGCCTTAGTGAAGGAAACATAAAGGAACTTCTCAAATTCTGCTTCCATGAGAACTTAGTTCTGCTTGCAGATGAAGTCTATCAACAGAACATTTATCAAGATGAGCGCCCATTTATAAGTGCTAGAAAG GTTCTGTTTGACATGGGTCCTCCTATGAGCAGGGAAGTTCAACTGGTTTCTTTCCATACTGTGTCAAAAGGATATTGGGGGGAGTGTGGACAACGTGGAGGGTATTTTGAAATGACAAATCTTCCTCCCAAG ACAGTAGACGAGATCTACAAGGTTGCATCAATCGCACTCAGTCCAAATGTTCCTGGGCAGATCTTT ATGGGTTTAATGGTTAACCCTCCTAAGCCTGGAGATATCTCTTATCTGAAGTTTTCTGCTGAAAG CAAGTCTATCCTCGAGTCTTTGAGGAGGAGAGCACGCCTGATGACAGATGGTTTCAATAGTTGCCGAAATGTTGTCTGCAATTTCACAGAAG GAGCTATGTACTCTTTCCCCCAAATACGCTTACCACCAAAAGCTATAGATGCAGCCAAAAGGGCTGGCAAAGCGGCCGATGTTTTCTACTGCCTCAAGCTTCTTGAAGCAACTGGAATATCCACTGTTCCAGGGTCAGGTTTCGGACAAAAAGAAGG GGTGTTCCACCTGAGGACGACCATCCTGCCAGCTGAGGAGGACATGCCTGCCATCATGACCAGCTTCAAGAAGTTCAACGACACTTTCATGGATCAGTACGATGGCTACTCCAGGATGTGA
- the LOC127779020 gene encoding GTPase activating protein 1-like, translating to MDGLVGLLKIRVVRGINLAYRDTRGSDPYVVLRLGKQKVKTSVKKKSVNPIWHEELTLSIMNPIAPIKLGVFDKDTFSRDDPMGDAEIDLEPFMEVLNMDPENIRNGSIIKTIRPSNQNCLADESHLCWRNGKFVQDIILRLRNVESGELQVQLQWVKIPGRH from the exons ATGGACGGATTGGTAGGCCTCTTGAAAATACGGGTGGTGCGTGGGATTAACCTTGCCTACCGCGACACAAGAGGCAGTGATCCATATGTCGTCCTTCGCCTCGGCAAGCAA AAAGTGAAGACTAGTGTAAAGAAGAAATCTGTGAATCCTATTTGGCATGAAGAGCTAACTTTGTCGATCATGAACCCTATTGCACCGATTAAGCTT GGGGTGTTTGACAAAGACACTTTCAGTAGAGACGACCCAATGGGAGATGCAGAAATAGACCTGGAGCCCTTCATGGAAGTTCTGAACATGGACCCGGAGAACATTCGGAATGGTTCCATCATAAAAACAATTCGACCATCCAACCAGAACTGCCTTGCTGATGAGAGTCACCTATGCTGGAGGAATGGTAAATTTGTCCAGGACATTATTCTCCGACTTAGAAACGTCGAGAGTGGTGAGCTGCAAGTGCAACTGCAATGGGTGAAAATTCCTGGCAGGCACTAA
- the LOC127779419 gene encoding MADS-box transcription factor 15 isoform X4 → MGRGKVQLKRIENKINRQVTFSKRRNGLLKKAHEISVLCDAEVAAIVFSPKGKLYEYATDSRMDKILERYERYSYAEKALISAESESEGNWCHEYRKLKAKIETIQKCHKHLMGEDLESLNLKELQQLEQQLESSLKHIRSRKSHLMLESISELQKKERSLQEENKALQKECAHAAGGEAEECEGPAASRAVGPNPGPGPGPSPTPSPDKLLLLLHAEGSAGTSSTTKYL, encoded by the exons atGGGGCGGGGGAAGGTGCAGCTGAAGCGGATAGAGAACAAGATCAACAGGCAGGTGACGTTCTCCAAGAGGAGGAATGGATTGCTGAAGAAGGCGCACGAGATCTCCGTCCTCTGCGACGCCGAGGTCGCGGCCATCGTCTTCTCCCCCAAGGGCAAGCTCTACGAGTACGCCACTGACTCCAG GATGGACAAAATCCTTGAACGTTATGAGCGCTATTCATATGCTGAAAAGGCTCTTATTTCAGCTGAATCCGAGAGTGAG GGAAATTGGTGCCATGAATACAGGAAACTTAAGGCAAAGATTGAGACCATACAAAAATGTCACAA ACACCTCATGGGAGAGGATCTAGAATCCCTGAATCTCAAAGAACTCCAACAGCTAGAGCAGCAGCTGGAGAGTTCATTGAAGCACATAAGATCAAGAAAG AGCCACCTTATGCTTGAGTCCATTTCCGAGCTGCAGAAAAAG GAGAGGTCACTGCAGGAGGAGAACAAGGCTCTGCAGAAGGAA TGTGCGCATGCAGCTGGTGGAGAGGCAGAAGAATGTGAGGGGCCAGCAGCAAGTAGGGCAGTGGGACCAAACCCAGGTCCAGGCCCAGGCCCAAGCCCAACCCCAAGCCCAGacaagctcctcctcctcctccatgctgAGGGATCAGCAGGCACTTCTTCCACCACAAAATATCTG TAG
- the LOC127778780 gene encoding two pore potassium channel b: MLKPIHHRHTSISFVSVPNFYFTHIDDRSIAAPLNLSSNSTSIITKSMAALDQQPLLHDGGDQKPPPEGAARRFRRCRTAPSSEPPPTDKDNSSAADAPPKTLFTGGGRPSFRLVGLLLAAYLLLGTIAFYLAMDHMSGTRTTRALDALYFCVVTMTTVGYGDLVPASDAAKLLACAFVFAGVAVVGTFLSKAADYLVEKQEALLFRALHSHTMVRAMEMNKVRYKLYTAGLLLVAAVASGTVVLWKVEGMRAVDAFYCVCATVTTLGYGDRSFSSEGGRAFAVAWITVSTVVVALFFLYAAELYTERRQRELARWVLRRRTTNMDLEAADLDGDRRVGAADFVLYKLKELGKISQEDISEFLDEFDNLDADHSGTLSPADLAAAQPTPDPPPSLR; this comes from the coding sequence ATGCTGAAACCAATCCACCACAGACACACCTCTATCTCCTTTGTTTCTGTTCCCAATTTCTATTTCACACAcatcgatgatcgatcgatcgctgcaCCTCTGAATCTTAGCTCAAATTCCACCTCAATTATCACCAAATCAATGGCGGCCCTCGACCAACAACCGCTGCttcacgacggcggcgaccagaAGCCGCCGCCGGAAGGAGCGGCAAGAAGGTTCCGGCGATGCAGGACGGCGCCCTCCTCCGAGCCTCCGCCCACGGACAAGGACAACTCCTCGGCGGCCGACGCGCCTCCCAAGACGCtcttcaccggcggcggccgccccagCTTCCGGctcgtcggcctcctcctcgccgcgtaCCTCCTCCTCGGCACCATCGCCTTCTACCTCGCCATGGACCACATGTCCGGCACCCGCACCACCCGCGCCCTCGACGCCCTCTACTTCTGCGTCGTCACCATGACCACCGTCGGCTACGGCGACCTCGTCCCCGCCAGCGACGCCGCCAAGCTCCTCGCCTGCGCCTTCGtcttcgccggcgtcgccgtcgtcggcaccTTCCTCAGCAAGGCCGCCGACTACCTCGTCGAGAAGCAGGAGGCGCTCCTCTTCCGCGCGCTGCACTCGCACACGATGGTGCGCGCCATGGAGATGAACAAGGTGAGGTACAAGCTCTACACGGCGGggctgctgctggtggcggcggtggcgtcggggaCGGTTGTGCTGTGGAAGGTGGAGGGGATGCGGGCGGTGGACGCGTTCTACTGCGTGTGCGCGACGGTGACGACGCTGGGGTACGGCGACCGGAGCTTCTCGTCGGAGGGGGGGCGCGCGTTCGCGGTGGCGTGGATCACGGTGagcacggtggtggtggcgctctTCTTCCTGTACGCGGCGGAGCTGTACACGGAGCGGCGGCAGAGGGAGCTGGCGAGGTGGGTGCTGCGGCGCCGGACCACCAACATGGACCTGGAGGCGGCGGACCTCGACGGCGACCGCCGCGTCGGGGCCGCCGACTTCGTGCTGTACAAGCTCAAGGAGCTCGGCAAGATCAGCCAGGAGGACATATCGGAGTTCCTCGACGAGTTCGACAACCTCGACGCCGATCACTCCGGCACCCTCTcccccgccgacctcgccgccgcccagcctACTCCGGACCCGCCGCCTTCCCTGCGTTAG
- the LOC127779419 gene encoding MADS-box transcription factor 15 isoform X1 produces the protein MGRGKVQLKRIENKINRQVTFSKRRNGLLKKAHEISVLCDAEVAAIVFSPKGKLYEYATDSRMDKILERYERYSYAEKALISAESESEGNWCHEYRKLKAKIETIQKCHKHLMGEDLESLNLKELQQLEQQLESSLKHIRSRKSHLMLESISELQKKERSLQEENKALQKELVERQKNVRGQQQVGQWDQTQVQAQAQAQPQAQTSSSSSSMLRDQQALLPPQNICSYPPVMMGERNDAAAVAAQGQVQLRIGGLPPWMLSHLNA, from the exons atGGGGCGGGGGAAGGTGCAGCTGAAGCGGATAGAGAACAAGATCAACAGGCAGGTGACGTTCTCCAAGAGGAGGAATGGATTGCTGAAGAAGGCGCACGAGATCTCCGTCCTCTGCGACGCCGAGGTCGCGGCCATCGTCTTCTCCCCCAAGGGCAAGCTCTACGAGTACGCCACTGACTCCAG GATGGACAAAATCCTTGAACGTTATGAGCGCTATTCATATGCTGAAAAGGCTCTTATTTCAGCTGAATCCGAGAGTGAG GGAAATTGGTGCCATGAATACAGGAAACTTAAGGCAAAGATTGAGACCATACAAAAATGTCACAA ACACCTCATGGGAGAGGATCTAGAATCCCTGAATCTCAAAGAACTCCAACAGCTAGAGCAGCAGCTGGAGAGTTCATTGAAGCACATAAGATCAAGAAAG AGCCACCTTATGCTTGAGTCCATTTCCGAGCTGCAGAAAAAG GAGAGGTCACTGCAGGAGGAGAACAAGGCTCTGCAGAAGGAA CTGGTGGAGAGGCAGAAGAATGTGAGGGGCCAGCAGCAAGTAGGGCAGTGGGACCAAACCCAGGTCCAGGCCCAGGCCCAAGCCCAACCCCAAGCCCAGacaagctcctcctcctcctccatgctgAGGGATCAGCAGGCACTTCTTCCACCACAAAATATCTG TAGCTACCCGCCGGTGATGATGGGCGAGAGAAatgatgcggcggcggtggcggcgcagggcCAGGTGCAACTCCGCATCGGAGgtcttccgccatggatgctGAGCCACCTCAATGCTTAA
- the LOC127779226 gene encoding ervatamin-B-like, protein MAASLLLVVAGGLSTMAKVTMASRAGTMEARHDKWMAEHGRTYKDAAEKARRFRVFKANVDLIDRSNAAGNKRYRLATNRFTDLTDAEFAAMYTGYNPANTMYAAANATTRLSSEDEQQPAEVDWRQQGAVTGVKNQRSCGCCWAFSTVAAVEGIHQITTGELVSLSEQQLLDCADNGGCTGGSLDNAFQYMANSGGVTTEAAYAYQGAQGACQFDASSSASGVAATISGYQRVNTNDEGSLAAAVASQPVSVAIEGSGAMFRHYGSGVFTADSCGTKLDHAVAVVGYGAEADGSGGGGYWIIKNSWGTTWGDGGYMKLEKDVGSQGACGVAMAPSYPVVSA, encoded by the coding sequence ATGGCAGCCTcgctgctgctcgtcgtcgccggcggcctgtCGACAATGGCGAAGGTGACTATGGCCAGCCGCGCCGGCACGATGGAGGCGAGGCACGACAAGTGGATGGCGGAGCACGGGCGCACGTACAAGGACGCCGCCGAGAAGGCTCGCCGGTTCCGGGTGTTCAAGGCCAACGTGGACCTCATCGACCGCTCCAACGCCGCCGGCAACAAGCGCTACCGCCTCGCCACCAACCGCTTCACCGACCTCACCGACGCCGAGTTCGCCGCCATGTACACCGGCTACAACCCGGCCAATACCATGTACGCCGCAGCTAACGCCACCACCCGCCTCTCGTCGGAGGATGAGCAGCAGCCGGCCGAGGTTGACTGGCGGCAGCAAGGCGCCGTCACCGGCGTCAAGAACCAACGATCCTGCGGTTGCTGCTGGGCCTTCTCGACGGTGGCCGCCGTGGAGGGCATCCACCAGATCACCACCGGCGAGCTGGTGTCCCTGTCGGAGCAGCAGCTGCTCGACTGCGCCGACAACGGCGGCTGCACCGGCGGTAGCCTCGACAATGCGTTCCAGTACATGGCCAACAGCGGCGGCGTCACCACCGAGGCGGCCTACGCCTACCAGGGCGCGCAGGGGGCGTGCCAGTTCGacgcctcgtcgtcggcgtcgggcgtcgccgccaccatcagCGGCTACCAGCGCGTGAACACCAACGACGAGGggtcgctggccgccgccgtggcgagcCAGCCGGTGTCGGTGGCTATCGAGGGGAGCGGCGCCATGTTCCGGCACTACGGCAGCGGGGTGTTCACGGCGGACAGCTGCGGGACGAAGCTGGACcacgcggtggcggtggtggggtacggcgcggaggcggacgggagcggcggcggcggctactggATCATCAAGAACTCGTGGGGAACAACCTGGGGGGACGGCGGATACATGAAGCTGGAGAAGGACGTCGGCAGCCAGGGCGCGTGCGGTGTCGCCATGGCGCCGTCCTACCCTGTCGTCTCTGCCTag
- the LOC127780622 gene encoding protein C2-DOMAIN ABA-RELATED 4-like yields MSDLPGFLSVRVLRGVNLVSRDAGGSDPYVVLHLDNQKLKTGVVKKTTNPVWNEELTLAVRNPETPIQLEVFDKDTFSKDDQMGDAEFDIEALMQIVRMDLQDIRSGTVVRTVRPGRQCCLADESHIVWENGQIVQDMLLKLRNVETGVVHLQLKWVNIPG; encoded by the exons ATGTCTGATCTTCCAGGGTTCCTGAGCGTGAGAGTGCTGCGAGGGGTAAACCTTGTCAGTCGTGATGCCGGCGGCAGTGATCCCTATGTTGTGCTTCACCTGGACAATCAG AAATTAAAGACAGGTGTGGTAAAGAAGACAACAAACCCAGTTTGGAACGAAGAGCTGACTTTAGCTGTCAGGAATCCAGAAACACCTATCCAGCTA GAGGTATTTGACAAGGACACATTCAGTAAAGATGACCAGATGGGTGACGCAGAGTTCGACATTGAGGCGCTGATGCAAATCGTGAGGATGGATCTGCAGGACATCCGCAGTGGCACCGTCGTACGCACCGTGCGACCCGGCAGACAGTGCTGCCTAGCAGACGAGAGTCACATTGTGTGGGAGAATGGTCAGATTGTGCAAGACATGCTTCTCAAGTTGAGAAATGTTGAGACCGGCGTGGTGCACCTGCAGCTGAAATGGGTGAACATTCCAG GCTGA